TGGGTCCTGGGGCCCAAGACGGTGGGCTCGCCGACCGTTAGCGTCGGCGCCGTAAGGGATCAGAGCCCGCCCCGGCGCTCCCCCATGGCGCCGGGCCGGACGATCCCACCGAGCACCGCGATGGGGAACCCGGTCCGCTCATGTGGTCATAATCGGTCGCATGCCCGAAAACCAGACGTCTCCCCGCGCTCCCGGCTCCGTCCGGGAACGGGAGGCCCCCTCCCGGACGCCCGCCCCGGCGCACCATCCGCGCCGCCGCGACCTCCGGCACCGCGCCGTCACCGCGCTCGGGGCAGCCGCCCCCGCACTGGCGGTCTACGCGGCCGTCCGGGTCATCGGGCTCCTCGTCTTCCGGGTCTGGGCCTCGATCGAGGGGAAGGACGCCCTCCATCTGCTCAGCGGGCGCTGGGACTCCGTCTGGTACCAGCGGATCGCCGAGAACGGCTACCGCTACTCCGTCACGCTTCCCGACGGGAGCGTCCATTCCGATCTCGCCTTCTTCCCCCTCCTCCCCGCGCTGGAACGCGGCATCGCCGACGTGACCCCGCTCACCGTCGGGGGTGCGGGGCTGCTCGTCGCCTGGCTCGCGGGGCTGCTCGCCGCCTGGGGGATCTTCGCCGTCGGCGCGCGGCTGCACGGCCGCCGGACCGGGGTGGTGCTGGCGGCGCTGTGGGGGGTCTACCCGACGGCGTTCGTGCAGTCGATGGCGTACACCGAGACCCTGTTCACCGCCCTGGCGGCCTGGGCCCTGTACGCGGTGCTCACCGGGCGCTGGATCGTGGCGGGTGCCCTCTGCGTCCTGGCGGGGCTGACGCGCCCCTCGGCCGCGGCACTCATCGCCGCCCTGGCGATCACCGCCGCGGTCACCCTCGTGAGGGAGTACCGGGCGGGGGACCGGGAAGGGCTGCTCCGCAGGAACGCCCGCATGCTCCTCGGCGTCGCGCTCGCACCCCTGGGCTGGCTGGCGTACGTGGTGTTCGTCGCCGTGCGCCGGGACAGCCCGACGGCGTACTTCGAGATCCAGGCGCAGTGGGGCAACAGCATCGACGGCGGCCGGGCCCTGGCCGCGTTCGTCCTGGGGCTCCCGCTGCCCGCCGCGCTCGGGCTGTGCGCGGCGCTGGGACTCCTGGGGTGGCTGGTGTACCTGTGCGTACGGCAGCGGCAGCCGCTGCCCGTACTCGTCTACGGCATCGCGATCGTCGTCGTCTCGCTGATCGGCTCCGGCTACTTCGGCTCCAGGCCGCGCCTGATGATGCCCGCGTTCCCGCTCCTCCTGCCGCCCGCCGTGGCGCTGCTCAGGCTGCGGACGGCCGGCACCGCCGGAGCCGTCGCCGTGCTCGCCCTGGCCTCCGCCGCGTACGGGGCGTGGACGCTGCTCGGGTCGGGCCCGCCCTGATCCGGCTACCGGACGGTCGTGGACGCCGATATCCGTACGCGCGTGCCCGGCCGCAGTCCCCACGCGGCCATCGCTCCGGCCTCGGACTCCACCACATGACGGGCGCGCAGCCGGGGCAGACCGAGGCGGCCCGGCTTCATCGTGCGGACCGTGAGGACGTTGAAGTGCCGGTCCAGATACGCGACATCGATCGTGAACCGCATGCGGAACGTGTGCACGCTCGCGCACGGGGTGATCAGCAGTGCCCCGTCCACGCCGTCGCTGCCGAGCAGGCCCCGCGTCCGCGCCCGGTAGGAGGCCGCGATCCGCAGGGGCACCTCCCGGGTGTCCGCGTCCGTGCCGACCGTGAGTGTTCCGCTGCCGTTGCGCCATTTCCCCATGGGCACCGACCGTAGCTCCCGTTGCCCGCCGCTGGGTCCGGAACGGTGTGCAATGGGCCCCAGGGCCCAAGACCCGTACACCGCACCCGGATTAGGGTCACCGGTGTGGACGCCACACTCATCGCAGTCGCCGCTCTCTGGGGCGTCGCCACCGGGCTGCTGCTTCCCCGTGCCGCGTACCGGTTCTCCGTCGAACCGGACGAGGACTGGCGGGACGCCTGTCCCGCCGGGCACGCGCTGACCGGACCGGCCCGCGCCTGGCTGGGCTCGACCCGGTGCGCGAGCTGCGCCGTGGCCGTCCCTTCGCTTCCGGGGCGTACGGCCCCGGACGGCGGCGGTGCCGCCTCGCAGGCCGATGGCGCGGCGGCACCGGAACCCGCGACCGTCAGGTCGCGGTACGCCCCGGCCGTCCTCGCGCCCGTGGTCACCGCACTCGCCTGTACGGCCCTGGCGGCGGCCACCGGGGCCCGCCCCGAGCTCGCCGTCTGGCTGCTGCTCACGCCCGTGGCCGTACTGCTCGCGGTCATCGACCGGCGCGTCCACCGGCTGCCCGACCGCCTCACGCTGCCGCTGGCCGCCGGCGCCGCACTGCTCCTCGGCGCGGTGTCCCTGGCCCCCGAGCACACCGGGTCCTGGACCGCCGCACTGCTCGGCGGGCTCGCGCTGGGCGGCTTCTACTTCCTGCTCTTCCTGATCAACCCGAACGGCATGGGCTTCGGGGACGTGAAGCTCGCCCTGTCCCTGGGGGTGGCGCTCGGCTGGTACGGCTGGGCGGTGCTGTTCGCCGGAGGGTTCGCCGGCTTCCTGCTGGGAGCGCTGTACGGGCTGGGGCTGATGCTGATGCGGAGGGCCGGGCGCAAGACGGGCATCCCGTTCGGGCCGTTCATGATCGCGGGGGCCTTCCTCGGCGTGCTGTTCGGAGCGCTGGCCGCCTGAGACACCGGCGGCGGGCCCACGGGAATGCGGTCGCGCGCGGCGCCGCCCGGCTGAAACGATCTGCCCATGTCCGACTCCACCAGCAGCCCCGCCGACCCGTCGTCCGACGCCCGCTTCGAGGCGCTCCTCGCCGAAGCCGAAGCGGTCTCCGTCGACGGCTGGGACTTCTCCTGGCTCGACGGCCGGGCCACCGAACAGCGCCCCTCCTGGGGGTACGCCCGCTCGATGGCCGACCGGATGGCCCGCGCCCGCTGCGCCCTCGATATCCAGACGGGCGGTGGCGAGGTCCTCGCCTCCGTACCGAAGCTGCCGCCGCTGACCGTGGCCACCGAGTCCTGGCCCCCGAACATCGCGCGCGCCACCGCGCTGCTGCACCCGCGCGGGGCCGTCGTCGTCGCGGACGAGGACCGGCCGCCGCTGCCGTTCGGCGACGCGGCCTTCGACCTGGTGGTCAGCCGGCACCCGGTGACCGCCTGGTGGACGGAGATCGCCCGGGTGCTCGCGCCCGGCGGCACGTACTTCTCGCAGCAGGTCGGCCCGGCGAGCGTCTTCGAGCTCGTCGAGTACTTCCTCGGCCCGCAGCCGCCCGAGGTACGGGGCGCACGCGATCCGGAGCAGGCCCGCGCCGATGCCGTGGCCGCCGGTCTCGACGTGGTCGATCTGCGGCCGGAGCGGCTGCGTACCGAGTTCTTCGACATCGGGGCCGTCGTCTACTTCCTGCGCAAGGTGATCTGGATGGTCCCGGGCTTCACGGTCGAGGCATACCGTCCGCGACTGAAGGCGCTGCACCGGACGATTGAGCGGGAGGGGCCGTTCGTCGCGCACACCACCCGGTTCCTGATCGAGGCCCGCAAGCCGGGTCAGGTCCCGCACGAGGATGTCAACGGGCCTATGTGACACGGCACTTGAAGATGTCTCGAACTGCAACGCCTTCGTCCGTTTCGCCGTCCTACCGGTGGGCGGACGAAACCGGTGGGGCGAGCGCACGGTGAGGGAGCTGGTCATGACGGTGGGAAGGGAAGAAACGGGCGACGACGTCCGCGAACCGGCGGGCCGGCCCCGCGGCAGCGACTCCGACTGGCTCAAGGGCGCCTGGATCACCGCGGTCCACGGCCTCTTCTACCGGCCCGAGGGGATCACGGGCGAACCCGAGGCCATCGCGTTCGTCCTCTCCGGAGGCGATTCGGTGCTGCTGACCTGCGCCTCCGACTGGACCCTGCGGATCACGTCCGGCGGCTGGCCGGAGCTCCCCGACTGGTGCGTACCGGCGGGCCAGTGGCAGTTCACCCCGCTGACCGGCCTGCCGGCCCCGCCGTACGGCGGAGCCTGGACGGTCACCGGCACGGAGGAGCGCCGTGACGGGAACGGGGAGGTCCGCGAGGCGGTCATCCGCTGCGAGGACGGCGACTTCGTGGTCGCCGCCGGGGACACGATGACGATCCGCTTCGTCCGGCACTGACCCGCAGGACACCTGCTACGCGTGCGGCCCCACCGTCACGGTCCCCACGGTCAGCTCGGCCTTCCCCTCCATCGCCACGGCCACCCGCTCCACCTGTTCGTCCAGTTCCCTCAGCTGTCCGGCGGTGAGCGGCTCCAGCGGTTCGACCGTCACCGCGATCCGGCGCCCCGAGCGGCGCTGGTGCCAGACTCCGGCCACCGTGCCGTCCACCAGCAGCACCGGGTAGTTCCCCGCCTGGCCGCGCCCGAGCGCGCGTGTGTACGCGCGGCCGGGGAAGAGCCGCTCGCGCGGCTGGGAGGCGATGGTGAAGGCGTCGAAGTAGGGGAGCAGTCGCACCCCCGGCGCGGGCTCCGCCGGGAAGTCGGTGTCGCCCGCCGCCACCCAGGCCGGCGCGTCCTCGTACGTCACCTCCTCGATCGCCCCGCTCTCGGCCAGGTCCGCGAACAGGCGGTTCGCCCAGCCGGGAGCCGTGGCGAGCCACTTCGCGAAGTGGGCGGGGGTCGCGGGGCCGTACGCCCGCAGATAGCGCCCGACGAGTGCGGTCATCGCCTCGGGCCCGGGCAGCGGGGTGTGTCCGGGATTGGTGTACGTGGCCTTGCGGCCCCGGTCCGGGCCGTAACACAGCACGCCCCGGTGGCCCGCGAGATGCATCACCTGACGCCAGCGCGGCCACATCCCCTGGAACCCGGGCACCACCGGGTCGGCCGCCCAGGACCCCGTCCGGGCGACGACCGCGTCCGACAGCTCGTCGATGGTCAGGTCCGTGCCGGTGAGGGCGTCGGCCACGGCCGCGACGACCTGCTCGGTCCGGTCGGGCGTCAGCCGGGCGCTCTCCGCGAGCCGGCCCGGACCGGCGGGCAGGGCGGACAGGGCGCCGGTCCAGAGCGGGAGCTCGTCCGCGGGCAGCAGATGAACGGTGCCGCGCGGGCCGAAGGTCTTCACCAGGGTCCGGTCCGTCCACAGGGCTTCGCGTACGTCGGTACGGGTGGTCCCGGGCAGGCGCACCGCGACGGACAGCTCCGCCGCCGACAGCACCTGGGCGTGCACCCCGAGCATCGCGCCCGCCACGTCGGCCGGGGTGCGGAGAGCGGGGGCGCGACGGTCACGGACGGCCGGGGGCGGGGCGGCGGACAGCCCCTGGCGGTCGATCCGGCGGGCGTTCGCCTCGGGCCAGGTCACGGTCAC
The Streptomyces sp. NBC_00234 DNA segment above includes these coding regions:
- a CDS encoding DUF192 domain-containing protein; this encodes MGKWRNGSGTLTVGTDADTREVPLRIAASYRARTRGLLGSDGVDGALLITPCASVHTFRMRFTIDVAYLDRHFNVLTVRTMKPGRLGLPRLRARHVVESEAGAMAAWGLRPGTRVRISASTTVR
- a CDS encoding A24 family peptidase, whose protein sequence is MDATLIAVAALWGVATGLLLPRAAYRFSVEPDEDWRDACPAGHALTGPARAWLGSTRCASCAVAVPSLPGRTAPDGGGAASQADGAAAPEPATVRSRYAPAVLAPVVTALACTALAAATGARPELAVWLLLTPVAVLLAVIDRRVHRLPDRLTLPLAAGAALLLGAVSLAPEHTGSWTAALLGGLALGGFYFLLFLINPNGMGFGDVKLALSLGVALGWYGWAVLFAGGFAGFLLGALYGLGLMLMRRAGRKTGIPFGPFMIAGAFLGVLFGALAA
- a CDS encoding class I SAM-dependent methyltransferase; this encodes MSDSTSSPADPSSDARFEALLAEAEAVSVDGWDFSWLDGRATEQRPSWGYARSMADRMARARCALDIQTGGGEVLASVPKLPPLTVATESWPPNIARATALLHPRGAVVVADEDRPPLPFGDAAFDLVVSRHPVTAWWTEIARVLAPGGTYFSQQVGPASVFELVEYFLGPQPPEVRGARDPEQARADAVAAGLDVVDLRPERLRTEFFDIGAVVYFLRKVIWMVPGFTVEAYRPRLKALHRTIEREGPFVAHTTRFLIEARKPGQVPHEDVNGPM
- a CDS encoding winged helix DNA-binding domain-containing protein, whose translation is MTTRARVTVTWPEANARRIDRQGLSAAPPPAVRDRRAPALRTPADVAGAMLGVHAQVLSAAELSVAVRLPGTTRTDVREALWTDRTLVKTFGPRGTVHLLPADELPLWTGALSALPAGPGRLAESARLTPDRTEQVVAAVADALTGTDLTIDELSDAVVARTGSWAADPVVPGFQGMWPRWRQVMHLAGHRGVLCYGPDRGRKATYTNPGHTPLPGPEAMTALVGRYLRAYGPATPAHFAKWLATAPGWANRLFADLAESGAIEEVTYEDAPAWVAAGDTDFPAEPAPGVRLLPYFDAFTIASQPRERLFPGRAYTRALGRGQAGNYPVLLVDGTVAGVWHQRRSGRRIAVTVEPLEPLTAGQLRELDEQVERVAVAMEGKAELTVGTVTVGPHA